In the Acropora muricata isolate sample 2 chromosome 10, ASM3666990v1, whole genome shotgun sequence genome, one interval contains:
- the LOC136931021 gene encoding melatonin receptor type 1A-like: MEESLTMKISERSYSRVWMETVFLAVINLTATFGNLSVCYAVYRNQRLRTPTNMFVVALAVSDIFISICCMPFSVVTLYTGRWIFGANFCRFQGVAFFMLSMISLSIMGIIAISRYFCVVKREKYIALFNKRRILVYIALTFCTALAGSLPPLFFEKGGYKFKPGQAVCMYAFETSIFYTILIESVYIGTPLILITFCYAEVFYTVSKSNKVFSLHNNPEQRRANVEEVKVTKTLAAVMAAFAFCWLPICVMDYIDAVRGERTLPRQAYLAYGFLGYLSSTINPFIYGAINTNFRQEYKAILRKPFRLPRCGCL, from the coding sequence ATGGAGGAATCACTGACCATGAAAATTTCTGAAAGGAGCTACTCTAGAGTTTGGATGGAGACAGTTTTCTTAGCAGTCATCAATTTGACGGCCACATTTGGAAATCTGTCTGTTTGTTATGCAGTGTACAGAAACCAGAGACTTCGTACGCCTACAAACATGTTTGTGGTAGCACTGGCTGTAAGTGATATATTCATATCTATCTGCTGTATGCCTTTTTCAGTGGTTACTCTGTACACTGGCAGGTGGATTTTCGGAGCAAATTTCTGCCGATTTCAAGGTGTCGCTTTTTTCATGTTGTCAATGATCTCCCTCAGCATTATGGGCATTATCGCGATCAGCCGATATTTCTGCGTCGTGAAACGAGAGAAGTACATAGCGTTGTTTAACAAACGAAGGATTTTAGTGTACATTGCTCTTACGTTTTGTACAGCACTTGCCGGATCTTTGCCTCCGCTTTTTTTTGAAAAGGGTGGCTATAAATTTAAACCCGGACAAGCTGTTTGCATGTATGCATTCGAAACAAGCATTTTCTACACCATCTTGATTGAAAGCGTTTATATCGGAACGCCCTTAATCCTTATCACCTTCTGCTATGCCGAAGTGTTTTACACGGTGTCAAAATCAAATAAAGTTTTCTCGCTTCACAATAACCCCGAGCAACGCAGGGCAAACGTGGAAGAAGTGAAAGTGACTAAGACTCTAGCGGCGGTGATGGCTGCTTTTGCATTTTGCTGGCTTCCTATTTGTGTAATGGACTACATCGATGCTGTGCGAGGGGAACGCACTCTACCGCGACAGGCCTACCTTGCATATGGGTTCCTGGGTTACCTGAGCAGTACTATTAATCCTTTTATATATGGTGCAATCAATACGAACTTCAGGCAAGAGTACAAGGCCATTTTGAGGAAACCATTTAGGCTCCCTAGATGTGGTTGTTTATAG